One genomic region from Bacillus sp. SLBN-46 encodes:
- a CDS encoding methionine/alanine import family NSS transporter small subunit: MSGSALTMMIVGMVILWGGLAASILNVVRVSKKAKS; the protein is encoded by the coding sequence ATGTCAGGAAGCGCACTTACTATGATGATTGTTGGGATGGTCATTTTATGGGGCGGTCTAGCAGCCAGCATCCTCAATGTAGTCAGAGTATCAAAAAAGGCAAAGTCTTAA
- a CDS encoding thioesterase family protein translates to MAYSELFIVAEANRGHVSNVKLFEYLDEGRKWWYRYCVSHGVEAVVVHIGVDYKKEVFNHDRLWVQTSLERIGNTSFTLKQTITNEQQEQMVVAEVVLTTINRQTRRKVPVPDEVRNLLNRHSNLTEEYSAGRKEKG, encoded by the coding sequence TTGGCCTATTCAGAGCTATTCATCGTAGCGGAAGCCAACCGGGGTCACGTAAGTAATGTAAAGCTATTTGAGTATTTAGATGAGGGGCGCAAGTGGTGGTATCGATATTGTGTCTCTCACGGGGTTGAAGCGGTGGTTGTACATATTGGGGTCGATTATAAAAAAGAAGTATTCAATCATGATCGATTATGGGTTCAAACGTCTCTGGAGCGGATAGGAAATACAAGTTTTACACTGAAGCAAACGATCACGAATGAACAACAAGAGCAAATGGTAGTTGCGGAAGTAGTTCTTACAACGATTAATCGTCAAACAAGGCGGAAGGTGCCAGTACCTGATGAGGTTCGTAATCTGTTAAACAGGCATTCTAATTTGACAGAGGAATATTCTGCTGGGAGGAAGGAGAAGGGATAG
- a CDS encoding ribonuclease H-like YkuK family protein: protein MKNFSVHPPSFQNLQETGMTFEQVFERIITFMQFDPNGNYRLMVGTDSQVHKSNTVFITGIVIQNEGNGVWACIRKVIVPRKMTHLHERISLELSLTEEIVSLFTEERKNELISIVLPHLYHGATFTMEGHIDIGAGKRNKTSEFVREMVTRMESMGVEPKIKPDAFVASSYANRYTK, encoded by the coding sequence ATGAAAAACTTTTCAGTTCATCCACCTTCATTTCAGAACCTTCAAGAGACTGGAATGACATTTGAACAAGTATTTGAACGGATTATTACATTTATGCAGTTTGATCCAAACGGGAACTACCGCCTGATGGTGGGGACAGACTCACAGGTCCATAAATCAAATACGGTCTTTATTACCGGAATTGTGATTCAGAATGAGGGTAACGGTGTATGGGCGTGTATTAGAAAAGTGATTGTTCCCCGAAAGATGACGCATCTCCATGAACGTATATCACTGGAGTTGTCTTTAACAGAAGAGATCGTCTCACTGTTCACGGAAGAAAGAAAAAATGAATTAATCTCTATTGTCCTTCCTCATTTGTACCATGGAGCTACTTTTACTATGGAAGGCCATATAGATATCGGGGCTGGAAAACGGAATAAAACGAGTGAATTTGTCAGGGAAATGGTCACTAGAATGGAATCCATGGGAGTCGAGCCTAAAATCAAGCCAGACGCCTTCGTCGCCTCAAGCTATGCGAACCGATACACAAAATAA
- a CDS encoding PAS domain S-box protein translates to MAKSFPIFGKENESVVYNPDELIDLFLNCTADGICIVDMENRFIRVNGMYTKIFGYTEEEILGRRFEEFPNPDVVNGIISAVKQGEFFHDIVTQRYHKDGRLLDIAVSYSPFRNVAGEIIAVIAIYRDITEHINTERELKRTRELYRLITENTTDMIKLYSKDKEVIYASPSHEKGVGFKPEQLIGQDVYDLILPEEKENLEKVYQRLIETGEPQLLQVKLKTGDNKVIDSETTITPIFNEQNEVECYVTVARDVTDRVKNDDALRNLDRLSIIGQLAAGVAHEIRNPLTSLKGFSKLLKSTPDKEKQDNYLSIIMNELDRIDMIVNEFMSLAKPQAIQFERKGLHSILDSTVNILHPQALLHNVQIINHDYDQANDIELLCSPNQLKQVFVNFLKNAIESMPSGGNVHVYVEKLAGKRVQISFSDEGIGIDTHVMGYLGTPFYTTKDKGIGLGLTVSNKIIQEHNGTMKIESEPGKGTTVKVQLAYI, encoded by the coding sequence GTGGCTAAGAGTTTCCCTATTTTTGGAAAAGAGAATGAGTCTGTCGTCTATAATCCTGATGAATTAATCGATCTTTTTCTTAATTGTACGGCTGATGGAATCTGTATTGTTGATATGGAGAATCGGTTTATTCGAGTAAATGGCATGTACACGAAGATTTTCGGTTATACAGAGGAAGAGATCCTTGGGAGGAGATTTGAGGAATTCCCTAACCCTGACGTAGTGAATGGAATAATAAGTGCGGTAAAACAGGGGGAATTTTTCCATGACATTGTGACACAACGGTATCATAAAGATGGGCGGCTTCTGGATATAGCTGTGTCTTATTCTCCTTTTCGAAACGTAGCGGGGGAAATTATTGCCGTAATAGCTATCTACCGGGATATAACGGAGCATATAAATACAGAAAGAGAATTAAAAAGAACGCGTGAATTGTATCGATTAATTACCGAGAACACTACAGATATGATAAAGCTTTATTCCAAAGATAAAGAGGTCATCTATGCAAGCCCCTCTCATGAAAAAGGGGTTGGTTTTAAACCAGAACAACTAATTGGTCAAGATGTATATGATCTCATCCTTCCTGAGGAAAAAGAAAACTTAGAAAAAGTTTACCAAAGGTTAATTGAAACAGGTGAACCTCAACTACTTCAAGTGAAATTAAAGACGGGGGATAATAAAGTAATAGATTCCGAGACTACAATTACACCCATCTTTAATGAGCAAAATGAGGTAGAATGCTATGTTACAGTTGCACGAGATGTGACGGATAGGGTAAAAAATGATGATGCTTTACGGAATTTAGACCGCCTTTCAATCATTGGCCAATTAGCAGCCGGGGTCGCGCACGAGATTCGTAATCCTTTGACCTCCTTAAAAGGATTTTCCAAGCTTTTGAAAAGTACGCCAGATAAAGAAAAGCAGGATAATTATTTGTCCATTATTATGAATGAACTAGACCGAATTGATATGATCGTCAATGAGTTTATGTCCCTAGCAAAACCCCAGGCCATTCAATTCGAAAGGAAGGGCCTACATTCCATTTTAGATAGTACGGTAAATATTTTGCACCCGCAAGCATTATTGCATAATGTTCAAATCATCAACCATGATTATGATCAAGCAAATGATATTGAACTATTATGCAGCCCTAATCAACTGAAACAAGTTTTTGTTAATTTTCTTAAAAATGCCATTGAATCGATGCCGAGTGGTGGGAATGTCCATGTTTATGTAGAAAAATTAGCGGGGAAAAGAGTGCAGATTAGTTTTTCCGATGAAGGAATTGGGATTGACACGCATGTAATGGGCTATTTAGGAACGCCATTTTATACAACCAAGGACAAGGGGATTGGGCTTGGCCTAACCGTCAGCAACAAAATCATCCAAGAACACAATGGAACCATGAAAATTGAAAGTGAACCAGGCAAAGGAACGACAGTAAAAGTTCAACTTGCCTATATTTAA